The Scomber japonicus isolate fScoJap1 chromosome 9, fScoJap1.pri, whole genome shotgun sequence genome includes a region encoding these proteins:
- the LOC128364544 gene encoding uncharacterized protein LOC128364544 isoform X2, protein MMDNPTANKSHIPCQSWADQNGWPTASTQGPVLNPLSSAQHLSLGSSSDQRPPYDHLQASNQSCMSDLSTLSSRSNSHHTAQYTASHISSNLSSTSLFANSTIPSVSQIISCGQQNPHSSSMLPAANQGKNIPPPSLPQTNQGSQTCRPQHLALISPHDPYKTSFQPPLTNQGLQDIPIGLPSCGQDLSQGSQRTSQPTFGGVNVDAGVAGYTHSHASSTSQEQPQWTPSSHCKGAENKPVPDAASHPNKELSQKRNIVPPASNERNRSIVLHQRAVLLKQLAELDELLESLPADDRSGRQSQNRAIRSPPLMDDSSQCEQTKISDQQQVRLSAAKSKIQSQLLANCSSPASYEEQNQTSGSPDDPMSVAELEKTENVEPGDSDPNASAETDESDPDYSPNSEGDFSDLLSDTDDGFSDESSDSGPSTPKEEETPHLKCPLPQKRRDKSAGSLLKEKSVIPLKKMRTTNQKKSSTAVSRTSNSKAQRVYDKRNYCVFCLKPMVKIARHLESVHSDKEEVAAAFQHPKNSRERQKIWNRLKNQGNFAHNRNVLKTGKGQVVVRRTANQPGKGLKDFLHCLYCRGLYLKKTLYRHLRLCPEKVRNDSESQIGRKRIASRCVLETIGDLGVSDGFRELLSQMTYNDVTQAVMDDKIILQFGEQMFDQQGSNAKRHDYIRQNLRQIGRLVLEAQKITPLKKVEDFFLPSSFSHVVSAVNVLAGYDPEKKTYSTPSLAIKLGYHLQKCCSIVERNAMQSGDTRLVESAQNFLSVYQKKWNTLVSSGALSALRETKLTTEKKVPFSQDVKRLNFHMENVHLLAEKKLTECPSTENYAALTKVVLARTIIFNRRRAREVSAVPLTAFMSRKKSNLPDNFDVSVSELERTMCGFFTRIDIQGRCGKMVPVLLKPSFVSALELLVSVRETCGVPSKNLFLFGRPRSLSAYNGSDCIQKYVRECGAKDPEALKSTKIQKHYATMLQLINLDENEADQILGPINQVRTLRQNCGMQMDDVQMDSEERLQPESGHQPASWDQSELSGACYAQADFYHEQAHGATAGTSMTVPPKSGNSGKKASQNQGKHKWEEAEVCAVERHMMRFIQGYKVPQKNDCTQCLEAEPKALRTRSWKGVKDYVRNRITALKRQSSTYQTLSTNSNWPGQMEPQRTGHFQQL, encoded by the exons ATGATGGACAACCCGACAGCAAATAAGAGCCACATACCTTGTCAGTCATGGGCGGACCAGAATGGCTGGCCCACAGCTTCAACCCAAGGGCCAGTCCTCAACCCTCTGTCCAGTGCTCAACATCTCAGCCTGGGCTCGTCTTCTGACCAGAGACCCCCCTACGACCACCTGCAGGCATCTAACCAGAGCTGCATGAGCGACCTCAGCACCTTATCATCCAGAAGCAACAGTCATCACACTGCCCAGTACACAGCCTCTCACATCAGTAGCAATTTGTCGTCCACCTCACTGTTTGCCAACTCCACCATACCAAGTGTATCTCAGATTATATCTTGTGGTCAGCAAAATCCTCACAGTTCATCAATGCTACCTGCTGCTAACCAAGGAAAAAATATCCCCCCACCTTCTCTTCCACAAACAAACCAAGGATCTCAGACTTGTAGGCCCCAACATCTAGCGCTCATCTCACCCCACGACCCTTACAAAACCTCTTTTCAACCTCCATTAACCAATCAGGGGCTTCAAGATATACCTATTGGCCTACCATCATGTGGACAAGATTTAAGCCAAGGATCACAGAGGACATCTCAGCCTACTTTTGGAGGAGTAAATGTGGATGCTGGTGTTGCAGGATACACTCACAGCCATGCCTCATCTACTTCTCAGGAGCAGCCTCAGTGGACACCTTCATCACACTGCAAgg GAGCTGAAAACAAGCCTGTCCCTGATGCAGCTTCTCATCCTAACAAAGAACTATCACAAAAGAGGAACATTGTCCCACCG GCCAGCAATGAGAGGAATCGTTCAATAGTTTTACATCAGCGTGCAGTACTACTCAAACAACTGGCAGAGTTGGATGAACTT CTGGAATCATTACCTGCAGATGACAGGAGTGGTAGGCAGTCTCAAAACAGAGCTATCCGG TCTCCTCCGTTAATGGATGATTCATCTCAGTGTGAACAAACAAAGATCAGTGATCAACAGCAAGTTCGGTTATCAGCTGCAAAGTCAAAG aTACAGTCACAGCTTTTAGCAAATTGTTCATCCCCTGCATCCTATGAAGAACAAAATCAGACCAGTGGTTCACCAGATGACCCGATGTCTGTAGCAGAATTGGAG aaaacagaaaatgtggaGCCAGGTGATAGTGATCCTAATGCCTCAGCAGAGACTGATGAAAGTGATCCTGATTACTCACCCAACAGTGAGGGTGACTTCTCTGACCTCTTATCAGACACCGACGATGGCTTTTCAGATGAATCCAGTGATAGCGGTCCCTCAACCCCAAAGGAAGAAGAAACACCTCACCTGAAGTGTCCTCTTCCACAGAAAAGGAGGGATAAATCAGCAGGTTCTTTGTTAAAGGAGAAAAGTGTCATTCCTCTAAAAAAGATGCGTACAACTAATCAGAAGAAGTCCTCAACTGCAGTGTCGCGAACTTCAAATTCAAAAGCGCAACGTGTTTATGATAAGAGgaattattgtgtgttttgcttaAAGCCAATGGTCAAAATTGCAAGACATCTTGAGTCAGTCCACAGCGACAAAGAAGAAGTTGCAGCTGCATTTCAGCACCCCAAAAATTCCAGAGAAAGGCAAAAAATATGGAATAGATTAAAAAATCAAGGAAACTTTGCTCATAATAGAAATGTTTTGAAAACAGGGAAGGGACAGGTTGTTGTCCGAAGAACAGCAAATCAACCTGGAAAAGGACTGAAAGACTTTCTTCACTGTCTTTACTGCCGTGGtctttatttaaagaaaaccTTATATAGACACCTCAGGTTGTGCCCAGAGAAAGTGAGGAATGACAgtgaatcacagattggaagaAAGCGTATTGCATCACGCTGTGTGCTTGAAACTATCGGAGATCTTGGCGTAAGTGATGGTTTCAGAGAACTTCTGTCCCAGATGACATATAATGACGTGACACAAGCTGTCATGGATGACAAGATTATCTTGCAGTTTGGTGAACAAATGTTTGATCAGCAAGGATCAAATGCGAAGAGGCATGATTACATACGACAAAACCTTCGTCAGATAGGAAGACTTGTACTGGAAGCTCAAAAAATAACCCCCCTAAAGAAGGTGGAGGacttctttctcccttcaaGCTTCTCACATGTTGTGTCAGCAGTCAACGTCTTGGCAGGTTACGAtccagaaaagaaaacatacagtactcCGTCACTTGCCATCAAGCTTGGCTACCATCTACAGAAGTGTTGTAGTATTGTTGAAAGGAATGCCATGCAGAGTGGAGACACGAGACTGGTAGAATCTGCACAAAACTTCCTCTCAGTATACCAGAAAAAATGGAATACACTAGTTTCTTCAGGAGCATTATCGGCACTCAGGGAAACAAAACTGACGACAGAAAAGAAGGTTCCGTTTTCTCAAGATGTGAAGCGCCTCAATTTCCACATGGAGAACGTTCATCTTCTTGCTGAGAAAAAACTCACAGAGTGCCCTTCAACAGAAAACTACGCTGCTCTGACCAAGGTAGTACTTGCTCGAACAATAATTTTCAACAGGAGACGAGCCCGTGAAGTTTCAGCCGTGCCACTAACAGCTTTTATGTCAAGGAAAAAGTCAAACCTGCCTGATAACTTTGACGTATCTGTCTCTGAATTGGAAAGAACCATGTGTGGGTTCTTCACTAGAATTGACATTCAAGGGAGGTGCGGCAAAATGGTCCCTGTTTTGTTAAAACCTTCATTTGTGTCAGCATTGGAGCTTCTTGTGAGTGTTCGTGAAACATGTGGAGTGCCCAGTAAGAATCTCTTCCTATTTGGCCGACCCAGGTCATTGTCTGCCTACAACGGCTCTGACTGCATCCAAAAATACGTCAGAGAGTGCGGTGCTAAAGACCCTGAAGCGCTGAAATCGACAAAGATACAAAAGCATTATGCAACAATGCTGCAGCTGATCAATCTGGACGAGAATGAAGCCGACCAAATATTAGGCCCTATTAATCAAGTCCGAACACTACGACAGAATTGCGGTATGCAGATGGATGATGTCCAAATGGACTCCGAAG AGAGATTACAACCTGAAAGTGGACATCAACCTGCATCATGGGATCAGAGTGAACTTTCTGGTGCATGCTACGCTCAAGCTGATTTTTATCATGAACAAGCACATGGAGCAACGGCAGGCACCAGCATGACTGTACCACCAAAATCTGGCAACTCAGgcaaaaaag CTTCTCAAAATCAGGGCAAACACAAATGGGAGGAGGCAGAAGTTTGTGCCGTAGAAAGACACATGATGCGTTTCATTCAAGGATACAAGGTACCTCAGAAAAATGACTGCACTCAGTGTCTTGAGGCTGAGCCAAAAGCACTGAGGACCCGTTCCTGGAAAGGTGTAAAGGACTACGTTCGAAACAGGATCACCGCTCTAAAAAGACAAAGTAGCACCTACCAAACGTTATCTACAAACAGTAACTGGCCCGGGCAAATGGAACCACAAAGGACTGGACATTTTCAGCAGCTGTAG
- the LOC128364544 gene encoding uncharacterized protein LOC128364544 isoform X1, producing MMDNPTANKSHIPCQSWADQNGWPTASTQGPVLNPLSSAQHLSLGSSSDQRPPYDHLQASNQSCMSDLSTLSSRSNSHHTAQYTASHISSNLSSTSLFANSTIPSVSQIISCGQQNPHSSSMLPAANQGKNIPPPSLPQTNQGSQTCRPQHLALISPHDPYKTSFQPPLTNQGLQDIPIGLPSCGQDLSQGSQRTSQPTFGGVNVDAGVAGYTHSHASSTSQEQPQWTPSSHCKGAENKPVPDAASHPNKELSQKRNIVPPASNERNRSIVLHQRAVLLKQLAELDELLESLPADDRSGRQSQNRAIRSPPLMDDSSQCEQTKISDQQQVRLSAAKSKIQSQLLANCSSPASYEEQNQTSGSPDDPMSVAELEKTENVEPGDSDPNASAETDESDPDYSPNSEGDFSDLLSDTDDGFSDESSDSGPSTPKEEETPHLKCPLPQKRRDKSAGSLLKEKSVIPLKKMRTTNQKKSSTAVSRTSNSKAQRVYDKRNYCVFCLKPMVKIARHLESVHSDKEEVAAAFQHPKNSRERQKIWNRLKNQGNFAHNRNVLKTGKGQVVVRRTANQPGKGLKDFLHCLYCRGLYLKKTLYRHLRLCPEKVRNDSESQIGRKRIASRCVLETIGDLGVSDGFRELLSQMTYNDVTQAVMDDKIILQFGEQMFDQQGSNAKRHDYIRQNLRQIGRLVLEAQKITPLKKVEDFFLPSSFSHVVSAVNVLAGYDPEKKTYSTPSLAIKLGYHLQKCCSIVERNAMQSGDTRLVESAQNFLSVYQKKWNTLVSSGALSALRETKLTTEKKVPFSQDVKRLNFHMENVHLLAEKKLTECPSTENYAALTKVVLARTIIFNRRRAREVSAVPLTAFMSRKKSNLPDNFDVSVSELERTMCGFFTRIDIQGRCGKMVPVLLKPSFVSALELLVSVRETCGVPSKNLFLFGRPRSLSAYNGSDCIQKYVRECGAKDPEALKSTKIQKHYATMLQLINLDENEADQILGPINQVRTLRQNCGMQMDDVQMDSEERLQPARGHQAVSWDQSEFFGACYTQGDFYHEQAHGATAGTSMTVPPKSGNSGKKERLQPESGHQPASWDQSELSGACYAQADFYHEQAHGATAGTSMTVPPKSGNSGKKASQNQGKHKWEEAEVCAVERHMMRFIQGYKVPQKNDCTQCLEAEPKALRTRSWKGVKDYVRNRITALKRQSSTYQTLSTNSNWPGQMEPQRTGHFQQL from the exons ATGATGGACAACCCGACAGCAAATAAGAGCCACATACCTTGTCAGTCATGGGCGGACCAGAATGGCTGGCCCACAGCTTCAACCCAAGGGCCAGTCCTCAACCCTCTGTCCAGTGCTCAACATCTCAGCCTGGGCTCGTCTTCTGACCAGAGACCCCCCTACGACCACCTGCAGGCATCTAACCAGAGCTGCATGAGCGACCTCAGCACCTTATCATCCAGAAGCAACAGTCATCACACTGCCCAGTACACAGCCTCTCACATCAGTAGCAATTTGTCGTCCACCTCACTGTTTGCCAACTCCACCATACCAAGTGTATCTCAGATTATATCTTGTGGTCAGCAAAATCCTCACAGTTCATCAATGCTACCTGCTGCTAACCAAGGAAAAAATATCCCCCCACCTTCTCTTCCACAAACAAACCAAGGATCTCAGACTTGTAGGCCCCAACATCTAGCGCTCATCTCACCCCACGACCCTTACAAAACCTCTTTTCAACCTCCATTAACCAATCAGGGGCTTCAAGATATACCTATTGGCCTACCATCATGTGGACAAGATTTAAGCCAAGGATCACAGAGGACATCTCAGCCTACTTTTGGAGGAGTAAATGTGGATGCTGGTGTTGCAGGATACACTCACAGCCATGCCTCATCTACTTCTCAGGAGCAGCCTCAGTGGACACCTTCATCACACTGCAAgg GAGCTGAAAACAAGCCTGTCCCTGATGCAGCTTCTCATCCTAACAAAGAACTATCACAAAAGAGGAACATTGTCCCACCG GCCAGCAATGAGAGGAATCGTTCAATAGTTTTACATCAGCGTGCAGTACTACTCAAACAACTGGCAGAGTTGGATGAACTT CTGGAATCATTACCTGCAGATGACAGGAGTGGTAGGCAGTCTCAAAACAGAGCTATCCGG TCTCCTCCGTTAATGGATGATTCATCTCAGTGTGAACAAACAAAGATCAGTGATCAACAGCAAGTTCGGTTATCAGCTGCAAAGTCAAAG aTACAGTCACAGCTTTTAGCAAATTGTTCATCCCCTGCATCCTATGAAGAACAAAATCAGACCAGTGGTTCACCAGATGACCCGATGTCTGTAGCAGAATTGGAG aaaacagaaaatgtggaGCCAGGTGATAGTGATCCTAATGCCTCAGCAGAGACTGATGAAAGTGATCCTGATTACTCACCCAACAGTGAGGGTGACTTCTCTGACCTCTTATCAGACACCGACGATGGCTTTTCAGATGAATCCAGTGATAGCGGTCCCTCAACCCCAAAGGAAGAAGAAACACCTCACCTGAAGTGTCCTCTTCCACAGAAAAGGAGGGATAAATCAGCAGGTTCTTTGTTAAAGGAGAAAAGTGTCATTCCTCTAAAAAAGATGCGTACAACTAATCAGAAGAAGTCCTCAACTGCAGTGTCGCGAACTTCAAATTCAAAAGCGCAACGTGTTTATGATAAGAGgaattattgtgtgttttgcttaAAGCCAATGGTCAAAATTGCAAGACATCTTGAGTCAGTCCACAGCGACAAAGAAGAAGTTGCAGCTGCATTTCAGCACCCCAAAAATTCCAGAGAAAGGCAAAAAATATGGAATAGATTAAAAAATCAAGGAAACTTTGCTCATAATAGAAATGTTTTGAAAACAGGGAAGGGACAGGTTGTTGTCCGAAGAACAGCAAATCAACCTGGAAAAGGACTGAAAGACTTTCTTCACTGTCTTTACTGCCGTGGtctttatttaaagaaaaccTTATATAGACACCTCAGGTTGTGCCCAGAGAAAGTGAGGAATGACAgtgaatcacagattggaagaAAGCGTATTGCATCACGCTGTGTGCTTGAAACTATCGGAGATCTTGGCGTAAGTGATGGTTTCAGAGAACTTCTGTCCCAGATGACATATAATGACGTGACACAAGCTGTCATGGATGACAAGATTATCTTGCAGTTTGGTGAACAAATGTTTGATCAGCAAGGATCAAATGCGAAGAGGCATGATTACATACGACAAAACCTTCGTCAGATAGGAAGACTTGTACTGGAAGCTCAAAAAATAACCCCCCTAAAGAAGGTGGAGGacttctttctcccttcaaGCTTCTCACATGTTGTGTCAGCAGTCAACGTCTTGGCAGGTTACGAtccagaaaagaaaacatacagtactcCGTCACTTGCCATCAAGCTTGGCTACCATCTACAGAAGTGTTGTAGTATTGTTGAAAGGAATGCCATGCAGAGTGGAGACACGAGACTGGTAGAATCTGCACAAAACTTCCTCTCAGTATACCAGAAAAAATGGAATACACTAGTTTCTTCAGGAGCATTATCGGCACTCAGGGAAACAAAACTGACGACAGAAAAGAAGGTTCCGTTTTCTCAAGATGTGAAGCGCCTCAATTTCCACATGGAGAACGTTCATCTTCTTGCTGAGAAAAAACTCACAGAGTGCCCTTCAACAGAAAACTACGCTGCTCTGACCAAGGTAGTACTTGCTCGAACAATAATTTTCAACAGGAGACGAGCCCGTGAAGTTTCAGCCGTGCCACTAACAGCTTTTATGTCAAGGAAAAAGTCAAACCTGCCTGATAACTTTGACGTATCTGTCTCTGAATTGGAAAGAACCATGTGTGGGTTCTTCACTAGAATTGACATTCAAGGGAGGTGCGGCAAAATGGTCCCTGTTTTGTTAAAACCTTCATTTGTGTCAGCATTGGAGCTTCTTGTGAGTGTTCGTGAAACATGTGGAGTGCCCAGTAAGAATCTCTTCCTATTTGGCCGACCCAGGTCATTGTCTGCCTACAACGGCTCTGACTGCATCCAAAAATACGTCAGAGAGTGCGGTGCTAAAGACCCTGAAGCGCTGAAATCGACAAAGATACAAAAGCATTATGCAACAATGCTGCAGCTGATCAATCTGGACGAGAATGAAGCCGACCAAATATTAGGCCCTATTAATCAAGTCCGAACACTACGACAGAATTGCGGTATGCAGATGGATGATGTCCAAATGGACTCCGAAG AGAGATTACAACCTGCAAGAGGACATCAAGCTGTGTCATGGGATCAGAGTGAATTTTTTGGTGCATGCTACACTCAAGGAGATTTTTACCATGAACAAGCACATGGAGCAACGGCAGGCACCAGCATGACTGTACCACCAAAATCTGGCAACTCAGGCAAAAAAG AGAGATTACAACCTGAAAGTGGACATCAACCTGCATCATGGGATCAGAGTGAACTTTCTGGTGCATGCTACGCTCAAGCTGATTTTTATCATGAACAAGCACATGGAGCAACGGCAGGCACCAGCATGACTGTACCACCAAAATCTGGCAACTCAGgcaaaaaag CTTCTCAAAATCAGGGCAAACACAAATGGGAGGAGGCAGAAGTTTGTGCCGTAGAAAGACACATGATGCGTTTCATTCAAGGATACAAGGTACCTCAGAAAAATGACTGCACTCAGTGTCTTGAGGCTGAGCCAAAAGCACTGAGGACCCGTTCCTGGAAAGGTGTAAAGGACTACGTTCGAAACAGGATCACCGCTCTAAAAAGACAAAGTAGCACCTACCAAACGTTATCTACAAACAGTAACTGGCCCGGGCAAATGGAACCACAAAGGACTGGACATTTTCAGCAGCTGTAG
- the LOC128364858 gene encoding uncharacterized protein LOC128364858, whose amino-acid sequence MMDNPTANTSHIPCQSWADQNGWPTASTQGPVLNSLFIPQHLSLGSAFDQRPPYDHLQASNQSCMSDLSTLSSRSNSHHTAQYTASHISSNLSSTSLFANSIIPSLSQIISCGASRYTYWPTIMWTRFKPGITEDISTYFWRCWRIHSQPCLIYFSVDTFITLQGDVCFTSAHTETVNQVETGVDSYTRYVAASAIKSTRLESLPPDDKSGEKPQHTAIQVQSQLLVDCSSPASYDEQNQTCDSPDDPMSAAELEETENASADSADSDPDFSPNNDGDLSDADDGFSDESSDSSPPTTQKEETPHPKSLPGKRRDESDKSVSPLKKKCITDQEKSSTVELPTSNSEVQCVYDKRNYCPFCSKPTVKMARHLERIHSDKAEVAAAFQYPKNSRERRKIWNRLKNQGNFAHNTNVLKKGKGQFIVPRTANQPTIKGLNDRVHCLYCRGLYLKKTLFRHLRLCPEKVRNDSESQIGRKRIASRCVLDTIGDLGVSDGFRELLSQMTYNDVTQAVMDDKIILQFGEQMFDQQGSNAKRHEHIRQNLRQIARLVLEAQKITPLKKVEDFFLPSSFSHVVSAVNVLAGYDPEKKTYSTPSLAIKLGYHLQKCCSIVERNAMQSGDTRLVESAQNFLSVYQKKWNTLVSSGALSALREIKLTTEKKVPFSQDVKRLNFHMENVHLLAEKKLTECPSTENYAALAKIVLAQTIIFNRRRIQEVSEVPLTAFMSRKKSNLPDNFDVSVSELERTMCGFFTRIDIQGRCGKMVPILLKPSFVSALELLVSVREKCGVPSENLFLFARPRSLSAYKGSECIQKSVKKCGAKDREALTLANIQKHYATMLQMINLDENEADQILGPNNHVRTLRQNSGMQVDDDQMDSEERLQHESGYQPASWDQSELSGSSYTQADFYDEQAHGATAGTSMTVPPKSGNSGKKGSQNQGKHKWEEAEICAVERHMMRFIQGHKVPQKNDCTQCLEAEPKALRTRSWKGVKDYVRNRITALKRQSSTYQA is encoded by the exons ATGATGGACAACCCGACAGCAAATACGAGCCACATACCTTGTCAGTCATGGGCGGACCAGAATGGCTGGCCCACAGCTTCAACCCAAGGGCCAGTCCTCAACTCTCTGTTCATCCCTCAGCATCTCAGCCTGGGCTCGGCTTTTGACCAGAGACCCCCTTACGACCACCTGCAGGCATCTAACCAGAGCTGCATGAGCGACCTCAGCACCTTATCATCCAGAAGCAACAGTCATCACACTGCCCAGTACACAGCCTCTCACATCAGTAGCAATTTGTCGTCCACCTCACTGTTTGCCAACTCCATCATACCAAGTCTATCTCAGATTATATCTTGTG GGGCTTCAAGATATACCTATTGGCCTACCATCATGTGGACAAGATTTAAGCCAGGGATCACAGAGGACATCTCAACCTACttttggaggtgttggaggatACACTCACAGCCATGCCTCATCTACTTCTCAGTGGACACCTTCATCACACTGCAAGG AGACGTATGTTTCACCTCtgctcacacagagacagtgaaccaggtgGAAACTGGAGTTGACAGCTACACTCGTTATGTTGCTGCAAGTGCAATAAAATCTACCAGA CTGGAATCATTACCTCCAGATGACAAGAGTGGTGAGAAGCCTCAACACACAGCTATTCAG GTACAGTCACAGCTTTTAGTGGATTGTTCATCTCCTGCATCGTATGACGAACAAAATCAGACCTGTGATTCACCAGATGACCCGATGTCAGCAGCAGAATTGGAG GAAACAGAAAATGCCTCAGCGGACTCTGCTGACAGTGATCCTGATTTTTCACCTAACAATGATGGTGACCTGTCAGATGCAGACGATGGCTTTTCAGATGAATCCAGTGATAGCAGTCCCCCAACCacacagaaagaagaaacacCTCACCCGAAGTCTCTTCCaggaaaaaggagggatgaaTCAGACAAAAGTGTCAGTCCTCTAAAAAAGAAATGCATAACTGATCAGGAGAAGTCCTCAACTGTGGAGTTGCCAACTTCAAATTCAGAAGTGCAATGTGTTTACGATAAGAGGAATTATTGTCCGTTTTGCTCTAAGCCAACAGTCAAAATGGCAAGACATCTTGAGAGAATCCACAGTGACAAAGCAGAAGTTGCAGCTGCATTTCAGTATCCCAAAAATTCCAGAGAAAGGCGAAAGATTTGGAATAGATTAAAGAATCAAGGAAACTTTGCTCATAATACAAATGTTTTGAAAAAAGGGAAGGGACAGTTTATTGTCCCAAGAACAGCAAATCAACCTACAATAAAAGGACTCAATGACCGTGTTCACTGTCTTTACTGCCGTGGtctttatttaaagaaaaccTTATTCAGACACCTCAGGTTATGCCCAGAGAAAGTGAGGAATGACAgtgaatcacagattggaagaAAGCGTATTGCATCACGCTGTGTGCTTGACACTATCGGAGATCTTGGTGTAAGTGATGGTTTCAGAGAACTTCTGTCCCAGATGACATATAATGACGTGACACAAGCTGTCATGGATGACAAGATTATCTTGCAGTTTGGTGAACAAATGTTTGATCAGCAAGGATCAAATGCGAAGAGGCATGAGCACATACGACAAAACCTTCGTCAGATAGCACGACTTGTACTGGAAGCTCAAAAAATAACCCCCCTAAAGAAGGTGGAGGacttctttctcccttcaaGCTTCTCACATGTTGTGTCAGCAGTCAACGTCTTGGCAGGTTACGAtccagaaaagaaaacatacagtactcCGTCACTTGCCATCAAGCTTGGCTACCATCTACAGAAGTGTTGTAGTATTGTTGAGAGGAATGCCATGCAGAGTGGAGACACGAGACTGGTAGAATCTGCACAAAACTTCCTCTCAGTATACCAGAAAAAATGGAATACACTAGTTTCTTCAGGAGCGTTATCGGCACTCAGGGAAATAAAACTGACGACAGAAAAGAAGGTTCCGTTTTCTCAAGATGTGAAGCGCCTGAATTTCCACATGGAGAATGTTCATCTTCTTGCTGAGAAAAAACTCACAGAGTGCCCTTCTACAGAAAACTACGCTGCTCTGGCCAAGATAGTACTCGctcaaacaattattttcaaCAGGAGACGAATCCAGGAGGTATCAGAGGTGCCACTAACAGCTTTTATGTCAAGGAAAAAGTCAAACCTGCCTGATAACTTTGACGTATCTGTCTCTGAATTGGAAAGAACCATGTGTGGGTTCTTCACTAGAATTGACATTCAAGGGAGGTGCGGGAAAATGGTTCCTATTTTGTTAAAACCTTCGTTCGTGTCAGCATTGGAGCTTCTAGTGAGTGTTCGTGAAAAATGTGGAGTCCCCAGTGAGAATCTCTTCCTATTTGCACGACCCAGGTCACTGTCTGCCTACAAGGGATCTGAATGCATCCAAAAATCTGTCAAAAAGTGCGGCGCTAAAGACCGTGAAGCACTGACATTGGCGAATATCCAGAAGCATTACGCTACAATGCTGCAAATGATCAATCTGGACGAGAATGAAGCCGACCAAATATTAGGCCCGAATAATCACGTCCGAACACTACGACAGAACAGTGGCATGCAGGTGGATGATGACCAAATGGACTCCGAAG AGAGACTACAACATGAAAGTGGATATCAACCTGCATCATGGGATCAGAGTGAACTTTCTGGTTCATCCTACACTCAAGCTGATTTTTATGATGAACAAGCACATGGAGCAACGGCAGGCACCAGCATGACTGTACCACCAAAATCTGGCAACTCAGGCAAAAAAG GTTCTCAAAATCAGGGCAAACACAAATGGGAGGAGGCAGAGATTTGTGCCGTAGAAAGACACATGATGCGTTTCATTCAAGGACACAAGGTACCTCAGAAAAATGACTGCACTCAGTGTCTTGAGGCTGAGCCAAAAGCACTGAGGACCCGTTCCTGGAAAGGTGTAAAGGACTACGTTCGAAACAGGATCACCGCTCTAAAAAGACAAAGTAGCACCTACCAAGCTTAA